A stretch of Henckelia pumila isolate YLH828 chromosome 4, ASM3356847v2, whole genome shotgun sequence DNA encodes these proteins:
- the LOC140862124 gene encoding putative late blight resistance protein homolog R1A-3, whose protein sequence is MAAAYASLLSLGHILDQLLQHPPRQMAVLHKAQIHSLLQIITFLQDFLEEYSLTSWVEIQALEEKISRSAYAAEDIIESRVVDQILAISKAQRRGIFTHFNLFSKKTLRSSTEFSQDLDKVIEEFDSMKKDVMKIKEIQGKKVVQQPTKDATSGSFVRGTSRSKNTMVGFDEDLIQLMEMLTGDESNLQILPLVGMGGIGKTTLAKNVFDNPLIVQHFDRRALVTISQQYSVHEILVGLLKNIGFLAGGDEEITRDDDDDELGLRMHRSLFDRRYFIVMDDMWTIEVWDGIKRFFPDNNNGSRVMVTTRLTNVADDFRSCAPHQLHFLDGDQSWALFCDKVFGKESCPPELEEAGKTIVRNCRGLPLAIVAIGGLLAKSSRTFEYWDYVANDTYAALNMGGDEICFDILSLSYKFLPIHLKPCFLYLSIFPEDCEIRISRLVKLWVAEGILKPMGSRNLEEIAEENLKDLIDRNLIQVNDYGSRKKIKTCTIHDLLRDLCLREARKEKFLCVSMIHSLNSHPRSINNQRRLIIQRSSDEEELQQQVFDAMNSVSSTRSLICCELKSTSIKLSVCFRLLRVLCINGIYSCKEIQQLVNSRYIDFKAPSYPNMSNTLESLSLLWNLQTITIGGSASAWPMNLPGEIWEMPQLRHLEMEGEFHLPDPPSKKGRRDIIVLKNLQTLYQISNFSCTDEVVHRIPNLRKLGTTYLGEFTRDYGENVYNISKLHNLESLVLDSYVNVVQIRLPQSLKKLTLERCRVCWEDLKVAGSLPHLEVLNLRYNSVLGPCEWNPVEGEFLELKCLRIDDTELVEWTADSFHFPRLEKLQLGFLRRLKEIPFGIGEIQTLRSISLAVCSESANSSAQKIQEEQRNLGNYDLQLRILKRGGGEFSHTVV, encoded by the coding sequence ATGGCAGCAGCTTATGCATCTCTTCTGTCCCTCGGACATATTCTTGACCAGTTACTGCAACACCCACCGCGCCAAATGGCTGTTCTTCACAAAGCCCAGATCCATTCTTTGCTTCAAATTATCACTTTCCTGCAAGATTTTCTTGAAGAATATTCGCTGACAAGTTGGGTCGAGATTCAGGCATTGGAGGAAAAAATATCAAGATCAGCATATGCAGCAGAAGATATCATCGAAAGCCGTGTGGTGGATCAAATTCTTGCAATTTCTAAAGCCCAAAGGAGAGGGATATTTACTCATTTCAACCTTTTTTCAAAGAAAACATTGAGGAGCTCCACTGAGTTCAGTCAAGATTTAGATAAAGTAATAGAAGAATTCGATTCTATGAAGAAAGATGTGATGAAGATCAAGGAAATTCAAGGGAAAAAAGTCGTGCAGCAGCCAACAAAAGATGCGACTTCTGGTTCTTTCGTACGAGGTACATCCAGAAGCAAGAATACTATGGTGGGATTTGATGAAGATTTGATTCAATTAATGGAGATGCTCACTGGGGACGAATCAAATCTCCAAATTCTCCCCCTCGTCGGGATGGGTGGCATCGGCAAGACTACCCTCGCCAAAAATGTTTTCGACAATCCACTTATTGTGCAGCACTTTGATCGTCGTGCTTTGGTTACAATATCTCAACAATACAGTGTCCATGAAATCCTTGTAGGCCTATTAAAAAATATTGGATTTCTTGCAGGAGGAGATGAAGAAATCACtcgagatgatgatgatgatgaattaGGATTACGTATGCATAGAAGTTTGTTTGATAGAAGATATTTCATTGTTATGGATGACATGTGGACTATCGAGGTTTGGGATGGCATAAAGAGGTTTTTTCCGGATAATAACAATGGTAGTCGAGTCATGGTCACTACGAGACTAACAAATGTGGCCGATGATTTTCGCTCGTGTGCACCTCATCAACTACATTTTCTAGACGGAGATCAAAGTTGGGCTTTGTTTTGTGACAAGGTGTTTGGAAAAGAAAGTTGCCCTCCTGAGTTGGAAGAAGCAGGGAAGACAATTGTGAGAAATTGTAGAGGGCTTCCCCTCGCCATTGTTGCGATTGGTGGACTTCTTGCAAAGTCTAGTCGAACGTTTGAATACTGGGATTATGTTGCTAATGATACATATGCGGCGTTAAATATGGGAGGTGATGAGATCTGTTTTGACATATTATCTTTAAGTTATAAGTTCTTACCTATTCATCTAAAACCATGTTTCCTTTATTTGTCGATATTTCCGGAAGACTGTGAGATTAGAATTTCAAGGCTTGTTAAACTATGGGTAGCAGAGGGGATTCTTAAACCGATGGGATCCAGAAATTTGGAGGAAATTGCAGAggaaaatttaaaagatttgatagaTAGAAATCTGATTCAGGTTAATGATTATGGGTctagaaagaaaatcaaaactTGCACCATCCATGATCTCTTAAGAGACCTATGCCTCAGGGAAGCTCGAAAGGAGAAATTTCTGTGTGTCTCTATGATCCATAGCCTAAACAGTCATCCCAGAAGCATCAATAATCAGCGGCGGCTTATTATTCAGCGAAGCTCCGATGAAGAGGAACTTCAACAACAGGTCTTTGATGCAATGAATTCGGTATCATCTACCCGTTCATTAATATGTTGTGAATTGAAGTCCACATCTATAAAGCTGTCTGTTTGTTTTAGACTGCTAAGAGTACTCTGCATCAATGGTATCTATTCCTGCAAAGAAATTCAACAACTAGTTAACTCGAGATACATTGATTTCAAGGCTCCATCTTATCCAAATATGTCGAATACTTTAGAATCTCTATCCCTACTATGGAATCTGCAGACTATTACCATCGGTGGTTCTGCAAGTGCGTGGCCAATGAATCTACCAGGTGAAATATGGGAAATGCCACAACTCAGGCATCTAGAAATGGAAGGAGAGTTTCATTTGCCTGATCCTCCGAGCAAAAAGGGCAGGCGAGATATTATCGTTCTGAAAAACCTGCAAACACTCTATCAGATAAGCAATTTCAGCTGTACCGATGAGGTGGTTCATAGAATCCCAAACTTGAGAAAACTGGGAACTACTTACTTGGGGGAATTTACCAGGGATTAcggtgaaaatgtttacaataTTTCCAAGTTACATAATCTGGAATCACTTGTCTTGGATAGTTACGTGAATGTGGTGCAAATCAGATTGCCACAATCGCTCAAGAAGTTGACTTTGGAAAGGTGCAGAGTGTGTTGGGAAGATTTGAAGGTGGCTGGCTCATTGCCTCATCTTGAAGTTCTCAACTTGCGGTATAATTCAGTCCTAGGGCCGTGTGAATGGAATCCTGTGGAAGGAGAATTTCTTGAATTGAAGTGCTTACGAATTGATGATACAGAGCTTGTGGAGTGGACAGCAGACAGCTTTCACTTCCCTCGCCTGGAGAAACTTCAACTCGGGTTTCTTAGACGCTTAAAGGAAATCCCATTTGGTATCGGAGAAATACAAACACTTCGATCCATTTCATTAGCAGTCTGTAGTGAATCAGCCAATTCTTCTGCACAGAAGATACAAGAGGAACAACGAAACCTTGGAAATTATGATCTTCAGCTTCGTATTCTTAAAAGGGGCGGCGGTGAGTTTTCACATACAGTAGTGTAA